The Strix aluco isolate bStrAlu1 chromosome 1, bStrAlu1.hap1, whole genome shotgun sequence genome has a window encoding:
- the GATAD1 gene encoding GATA zinc finger domain-containing protein 1: MPLGLKPTCSVCRSTSSSMWKKGGQGEILCNNCTARSAPPGPAAFATTSAAAQHSNGGGGGKQSKQEIHRRSARLRNTKYKSAPAAEKKVSTKGKGRRHIFKLKNPIKAPESVSTIITAESIFYKGVYYQIGDVVSVVDEQDGKTYYAQIRGFIQDQYCEKSAALTWLIPTQASPKDCFDPASYIIGPEEDLPRKMEYLEFVCHAPSEYFKSRSSPFPTVPTRPEKGYIWTHVGPTPAISIKETVTNNL; encoded by the exons ATGCCGCTGGGGCTGAAGCCCACCTGCAGCGTGTgccgcagcacctcctcctccatGTGGAAGAAGGGCGGGCAGGGCGAGATCCTGTGTAACAACTGCAcggcccgctccgcgccgcccgggcccgccgccTTCGCCACCACTTCGGCCGCCGCCCAGCACAGcaacggcggcggcggcgggaagcaG AGCAAGCAGGAGATCCACCGGCGGTCAGCGCGGCTGAGGAACACCAAGTACAAGTCGGCGCCCGCGGCGGAGAAGAAGGTTTCCACGAAGGGCAAGGGGAGGAGGCACATCTTTAAGTTAAAAAAC CCCATCAAGGCTCCTGAGTCTGTATCCACTATAATTACAGCAGAATCAATCTTTTATAAG GGTGTATACTATCAAATTGGAGATGTTGTTTCAGTGGTTGATGAGCAGGATGGAAAAACATACTACGCTCAGATCCGTGGGTTTATTCAGGACCAATACTGTGAAAAGAGTGCTGCGCTAACCTGGCTCATTCCTACGCAAGCCAGCCCCAAAGATTGTTTTGACCCAGCATCCTATATCATAG gacCAGAAGAAGATCTCCCAAGGAAAATGGAATATTTAGAATTTGTTTGTCATGCACCTTCGGAATATTTCAAATCTCGATCATCTCCCTTCCCTACTGTTCCTACAAGACCAGAGAAGGGCTATATATGGACTCATGTGGGACCTACTCCTGCAATCTCCATTAAAGAAACTGTTACTaataatttatga